One window of Halanaerobiales bacterium genomic DNA carries:
- a CDS encoding FAD-dependent oxidoreductase yields MKKVVIIGASDVGISTALRIRELDDSIRPLVIANNDFPNYSICGIPFFIGGEVENWQDLAHREKEDIENAGIDLMLNTDVTKIDSENKKISFIDENWEEKQIEYEKLVLGTGGKTIVPPIEGLNSPGVFFMRWIDDALNFNKFLEKNNPQKAVVVGGGYVGLEMTEALIRRGLDVTLIEFEDTVLNTVNKSFRKIIQSKLEEKGARIITGTAVKKLESDNNKVYVSGTNDFEIEVDTVLVSVGTKANTELGEKAGVQTGKTGAF; encoded by the coding sequence ATGAAAAAAGTAGTTATAATTGGTGCCAGTGATGTTGGAATAAGTACAGCTTTACGTATTAGAGAACTTGATGATAGTATAAGACCTTTAGTAATAGCTAATAATGACTTTCCAAATTACAGTATTTGTGGTATTCCATTTTTTATAGGAGGAGAAGTAGAGAATTGGCAGGATTTAGCTCACAGAGAAAAAGAAGATATTGAAAATGCTGGAATAGATCTTATGTTAAATACAGATGTAACTAAGATTGATTCTGAAAATAAAAAAATTTCTTTTATTGATGAAAATTGGGAAGAAAAGCAAATAGAGTATGAAAAACTTGTATTAGGAACTGGAGGTAAAACTATCGTTCCACCTATTGAAGGTCTTAATTCACCTGGAGTATTTTTTATGCGCTGGATAGATGATGCATTAAATTTTAATAAATTTTTGGAAAAGAATAACCCTCAAAAGGCAGTAGTTGTTGGAGGGGGATATGTAGGTTTGGAAATGACAGAAGCCCTTATTAGAAGAGGGCTGGATGTTACTTTAATTGAATTTGAGGACACCGTCTTAAATACTGTAAATAAATCTTTTAGAAAAATCATTCAAAGCAAACTTGAAGAAAAGGGAGCCAGAATAATTACTGGTACTGCTGTTAAAAAATTAGAAAGTGATAATAATAAAGTGTATGTTTCTGGTACTAATGATTTTGAAATAGAAGTTGATACTGTTTTAGTTTCTGTTGGAACAAAGGCTAATACTGAATTAGGAGAAAAAGCCGGAGTTCAAACTGGGAAAACAGGAGCTTTTAA